A single window of Halotalea alkalilenta DNA harbors:
- the tatB gene encoding Sec-independent protein translocase protein TatB: MFNFSFGELLVIGVIALLVLGPDKLPGAARTAGVWIGKIKRTVGNLQHEITSQLEAEDLRRELSKQGKRIDGGVNRARKGFERFTSEFNGAASSSSRQPPLPPSRPEPPPAPAEVRAAPLPPLRPPSRPVIARAALDAPLPSPERSTEEPTGTPIESSMDPSPSSNQRND; the protein is encoded by the coding sequence ATGTTCAACTTCAGCTTCGGCGAACTGCTGGTGATCGGGGTGATCGCCCTGCTGGTGCTCGGCCCCGACAAACTTCCCGGCGCCGCGCGTACCGCGGGGGTGTGGATCGGCAAGATAAAACGCACCGTCGGCAATCTCCAGCACGAGATCACCTCCCAGCTCGAGGCGGAGGACCTGCGCCGCGAGCTGAGCAAACAGGGCAAGCGGATCGACGGCGGAGTGAACCGTGCCCGCAAGGGCTTCGAACGGTTCACCTCGGAGTTCAATGGCGCGGCCTCCTCGTCATCGCGCCAGCCGCCGCTCCCTCCCTCTCGCCCCGAGCCCCCACCGGCTCCAGCCGAAGTGCGCGCAGCCCCCCTGCCGCCGCTGCGCCCGCCCTCGCGCCCGGTGATCGCCCGCGCCGCCCTCGATGCCCCGTTGCCGTCTCCAGAGCGCTCCACCGAGGAGCCGACCGGCACGCCGATCGAGTCGTCCATGGATCCATCTCCTTCGAGCAACCAGCGGAATGACTGA
- a CDS encoding LysR family transcriptional regulator, translating to MLELRHLRTLIALRDSGSLVEAAERVHLTQSALSHQLKELENRLGDALFVRKTRPVQFTPCGQRLLALAEQVLPQVRIAERDVARLAARRDARLHMAIECHSCFQWLMPTIDAFRHVAADVEIDILGGNVFEPLNGLVREQLDLVITADPQALPGIHYQPLFRYQSLLAVAPDHPFAGREWIEPEELRDQTLIIYPVEHTRLDVFTRFLTPAGVYPQEVRSAELTMMMMQLVASGRGVCALPNWALTEYLERDYVNAVRLGEQGVWGTLYAAIRGEQRELGWMQAFLDTAKRTSFEVLDGIEPPEDQPLAS from the coding sequence ATGCTCGAGCTCCGTCATCTCCGCACCCTCATCGCCCTACGTGACTCGGGCTCGTTGGTGGAAGCCGCCGAACGGGTGCACCTCACCCAATCGGCGCTTTCCCACCAGCTCAAGGAGCTGGAAAATCGCCTTGGCGATGCATTGTTCGTGCGCAAGACTCGTCCGGTGCAATTCACCCCCTGCGGCCAGCGGCTGCTCGCGCTGGCCGAGCAGGTGCTGCCCCAGGTAAGGATCGCCGAGCGCGATGTGGCACGCCTCGCTGCGCGTCGGGACGCACGGCTGCACATGGCGATAGAGTGCCATAGCTGCTTCCAGTGGCTGATGCCGACGATCGATGCCTTCCGGCACGTTGCCGCCGACGTCGAAATCGACATCCTCGGCGGCAACGTGTTCGAACCTCTCAACGGCCTGGTACGCGAACAGCTCGACCTGGTGATCACCGCCGACCCCCAGGCGCTGCCGGGGATTCACTACCAGCCACTGTTTCGCTACCAAAGCCTGCTCGCGGTCGCACCCGATCATCCTTTCGCCGGGCGTGAGTGGATCGAACCCGAGGAGCTACGCGACCAGACGCTGATCATCTACCCGGTCGAACATACCCGCCTCGATGTATTCACCCGCTTCCTCACCCCCGCCGGGGTCTATCCCCAGGAGGTGCGCAGCGCCGAGCTGACGATGATGATGATGCAGCTGGTGGCCAGCGGCCGCGGGGTCTGCGCGCTGCCGAACTGGGCGCTGACCGAGTATCTGGAGCGCGACTACGTCAATGCGGTGCGGCTCGGCGAGCAGGGAGTATGGGGCACGCTCTACGCGGCGATTCGCGGCGAACAGCGGGAGTTGGGCTGGATGCAAGCCTTCCTCGACACCGCCAAGCGCACCAGTTTCGAAGTGCTCGACGGCATCGAACCACCTGAGGATCAGCCGCTGGCTTCCTGA
- the tatC gene encoding twin-arginine translocase subunit TatC produces MSRDSDPRPEEEQQQAPLLDHLIELRSRLIRALLAVLVVFLCLYPFSNTLYTFVAEPLMALLPAGSQMIATEVTSPFLAPLKLTLIVAFFIAVPYVLYQVWAFVAPGLYSSEKRLALPLLASSVILFYAGAAFAYYVVFPLMFAFFTGTAPAGVQVMTDINAYLSFVLKLFIAFGIAFEIPIATFLLILTGAVTVKDLAAKRGYVVIGCFVIGMLLTPPDVLSQTLLAIPMWILFEAGLLAGRLVKRQRGGRGTAPDEGEEQNPS; encoded by the coding sequence GTGTCCAGAGACTCCGATCCGCGGCCCGAAGAAGAGCAGCAGCAGGCACCGCTGCTCGATCACCTGATCGAGCTGCGCTCGCGGCTGATTCGCGCGCTGCTCGCGGTGCTGGTGGTATTCCTCTGCCTCTACCCGTTCTCCAACACCCTCTACACTTTCGTTGCCGAACCGCTGATGGCACTGCTGCCGGCGGGATCGCAGATGATCGCCACCGAGGTCACTTCGCCGTTCCTCGCGCCGCTGAAGCTGACCCTGATCGTCGCCTTCTTCATCGCGGTACCCTACGTGCTCTACCAGGTCTGGGCCTTCGTCGCGCCAGGCCTTTACAGTTCGGAAAAACGCCTGGCGTTGCCGCTTCTCGCCTCCAGCGTGATTCTCTTCTATGCGGGCGCCGCGTTCGCCTACTACGTGGTCTTTCCGCTGATGTTCGCCTTCTTCACCGGCACCGCCCCAGCGGGCGTGCAGGTGATGACCGACATCAACGCCTATCTCTCGTTCGTGCTCAAGCTGTTCATCGCCTTCGGCATCGCCTTCGAGATTCCGATCGCCACTTTCCTGCTGATCCTCACCGGTGCGGTGACGGTCAAGGACTTGGCGGCCAAGCGCGGCTACGTGGTGATCGGCTGTTTCGTCATCGGCATGCTGCTGACCCCGCCCGACGTGCTGTCGCAGACGCTGCTGGCGATTCCGATGTGGATATTGTTCGAGGCAGGCTTGCTGGCCGGTCGCTTGGTGAAGCGCCAGCGCGGCGGCCGGGGCACCGCCCCGGACGAAGGCGAAGAGCAGAACCCCTCCTGA
- a CDS encoding FAD-dependent monooxygenase, giving the protein MSSENQVDLAVVGLGSVGLCTALAALEGGLSVAVIDPQSADDLAAGEFDGRDVAISSASLRWLESLGVIQGLSEQERSPIRGARVVDRLTDSSLDFAPAPGESSIGAFVPEHRLRELAFQALSGRRGVVEYLGAKPVAVERDARGARLTLDDDRCVEARLVAVADGRRSPLRALLGIGVRQHDYALRMLCCRVAHSRDHDGWTVQRFEAGGCVATLPLCAGHSSLALMLPWSEAQRLKALDDQAFTAWLGELLGDELGEIRLESRRFDVPLASHYAEHFHVERAVLLGDAAVGMLPITAHGLNLGLINARSLVAELLAARQQGEEFSDGQVLERVSRRAHATAWPLYRATNEICRLFRREDPLSRQARRLLFRVAGPLESLVGLNCEQDDPRQVPWLGVLRALPGHLWAQRKAC; this is encoded by the coding sequence ATGAGTAGCGAAAACCAAGTCGATCTGGCCGTCGTCGGGCTTGGAAGCGTCGGCCTCTGCACCGCGCTTGCCGCGCTCGAGGGCGGGCTCAGCGTTGCGGTGATCGATCCGCAGTCCGCCGATGATCTGGCCGCGGGAGAGTTCGACGGGCGTGACGTGGCGATTTCGAGCGCCAGCCTGCGCTGGCTCGAGTCGCTCGGCGTGATCCAAGGGTTGAGCGAGCAGGAGCGCTCGCCGATCCGTGGTGCCCGCGTGGTCGATCGGCTCACCGATAGCAGTCTTGATTTCGCCCCCGCCCCAGGGGAGAGCTCGATCGGCGCCTTCGTCCCGGAGCATCGGCTGCGCGAGCTCGCCTTCCAGGCGCTGAGCGGGCGTCGAGGTGTGGTCGAATATCTCGGTGCCAAGCCGGTAGCGGTGGAGCGAGACGCGCGCGGCGCCCGGCTGACCCTCGACGACGACAGGTGCGTCGAGGCGAGGCTCGTCGCTGTCGCCGATGGGCGCCGTTCACCGCTGCGCGCGCTGCTGGGCATCGGCGTGCGGCAGCATGACTATGCGCTGCGCATGCTCTGCTGCCGGGTCGCTCATTCGCGAGACCACGATGGCTGGACCGTCCAGCGCTTCGAGGCGGGAGGCTGTGTCGCCACGCTGCCGCTCTGTGCCGGCCACAGCTCGCTGGCGCTGATGCTGCCTTGGAGCGAGGCCCAGCGGCTCAAGGCGCTCGATGACCAGGCCTTCACCGCCTGGCTCGGCGAGCTGCTCGGCGACGAGCTGGGGGAGATCCGGCTCGAGTCCCGGCGCTTCGACGTGCCGCTGGCCAGCCACTATGCCGAGCACTTTCACGTCGAGCGTGCCGTGCTGCTTGGCGATGCCGCGGTGGGCATGCTGCCGATCACCGCCCATGGATTGAACCTGGGCCTGATCAATGCACGCTCCCTGGTTGCCGAGCTGCTCGCCGCGCGGCAGCAGGGCGAGGAGTTCAGCGACGGGCAGGTGCTCGAGCGGGTCTCTCGCCGCGCCCATGCCACCGCGTGGCCGCTTTATCGGGCCACCAACGAGATCTGCCGGCTGTTCCGGCGCGAGGATCCACTGTCGCGCCAGGCGCGGCGGCTGCTGTTTCGCGTAGCCGGGCCGCTGGAGTCGCTGGTAGGGCTCAACTGCGAACAGGACGATCCCCGTCAGGTTCCCTGGCTCGGTGTGCTGCGCGCGCTGCCAGGCCATCTCTGGGCGCAGCGCAAGGCGTGCTGA
- a CDS encoding VOC family protein, whose translation MQYLHTMVRVKDIDASLAFYCDLLGLEEVRRKENEKGRFTLVFLAAPSDLESSSELQAPELELTYNWDPEEYQGGRNFGHLAYRVDDIYALCQKFLDAGVVVNRPPRDGHMAFVRSPDGISIELLQRGEPLAPAEPWASMENTGSW comes from the coding sequence ATGCAATACCTGCACACCATGGTGCGAGTCAAAGATATCGATGCGTCGCTCGCGTTCTACTGCGACCTGCTTGGCCTCGAGGAGGTCCGTCGCAAGGAGAACGAAAAGGGACGTTTCACCCTCGTTTTCCTCGCCGCGCCCAGCGATCTGGAGAGTTCAAGTGAGCTCCAGGCACCCGAGCTGGAGCTGACCTACAACTGGGACCCGGAAGAGTACCAGGGCGGTCGCAACTTCGGTCACCTGGCCTATCGGGTCGACGACATCTACGCGCTGTGCCAGAAGTTCCTCGACGCCGGGGTGGTCGTCAACCGCCCGCCGCGTGATGGCCACATGGCGTTCGTGAGATCCCCCGACGGTATCTCGATCGAATTGCTTCAGCGTGGCGAGCCACTCGCGCCGGCCGAGCCCTGGGCATCGATGGAAAATACCGGCAGCTGGTAG
- the tatA gene encoding Sec-independent protein translocase subunit TatA — MLGGISIWQLLIVLGIIVLVFGTKKLRNIGGDLGGAVKGFKQAMNDDDKKDASTQSRVGHEDGNTFHGEAVHKEERDDTRHDSRK, encoded by the coding sequence ATGTTAGGTGGAATCAGTATCTGGCAGCTGCTGATCGTACTTGGGATCATCGTCCTGGTCTTCGGCACCAAGAAGCTTCGCAACATCGGCGGCGATCTCGGCGGCGCGGTGAAAGGCTTCAAGCAGGCGATGAACGACGACGACAAGAAAGACGCCAGCACCCAGTCCCGGGTTGGCCATGAGGACGGCAACACCTTCCATGGCGAGGCGGTGCACAAGGAAGAGCGCGACGATACCCGGCACGACTCGCGGAAATAA
- a CDS encoding metal-dependent hydrolase — MDSITQAVLGGSIGATVLGRRLGRRAVLLGMAIATLPDLDVMFDAGDPIANYSEHRGITHSLLTLPPFAALCAVLAWWIGRRRGRGRDTPPISLARWWWFFALALVTHPLIDAFTTYGTQLLWPLTPPPTSWSSIAIIDPLYTLPLLVAVILVLCRGSRSVRAAPIALGLSTLYLGLTLVLKGWVVSQVTPVLIEHRLQDRPILVQPVMPTSLVWQLVISDGERYHQAYVSIFDHQDQIRFDTFSRGAELEDAALSTPGGRRMAWFAGPFIGYREDQGRLVASDLRVGMPGVEVFSFTIAQRDAEGEWQALTTSQQGPMARPAPAQLSSLARRLFDAGALCTADYGGRTRLASSLPQCATSE, encoded by the coding sequence ATGGACTCGATCACCCAGGCCGTTCTTGGTGGCAGCATCGGCGCCACCGTACTCGGCCGACGCCTAGGTCGACGCGCGGTACTGCTCGGCATGGCGATAGCGACACTACCCGACCTCGACGTAATGTTCGATGCAGGCGATCCGATCGCCAACTATAGCGAGCATCGCGGCATCACCCATTCGCTTCTGACCCTGCCACCCTTCGCAGCGCTATGCGCCGTCCTGGCCTGGTGGATCGGCCGCCGCCGGGGGCGGGGGCGAGACACGCCGCCGATCTCGCTGGCACGATGGTGGTGGTTCTTCGCCCTGGCGCTGGTCACCCATCCGCTGATCGATGCCTTCACCACCTACGGCACCCAGCTGCTGTGGCCGCTGACACCGCCACCGACCAGCTGGAGCTCGATCGCGATCATCGATCCGCTCTATACCCTGCCGCTGCTCGTGGCGGTGATCCTGGTGCTGTGCCGGGGAAGTCGTTCGGTGCGCGCAGCGCCGATCGCGCTCGGACTCTCGACTCTCTACCTGGGGCTCACCCTGGTGCTCAAAGGCTGGGTGGTCTCTCAAGTCACCCCGGTGCTGATCGAGCACCGCTTGCAGGACCGCCCGATACTGGTCCAGCCGGTGATGCCGACCAGCCTGGTCTGGCAGCTGGTGATCAGCGACGGCGAGCGCTATCACCAAGCCTACGTCAGCATCTTCGATCACCAGGACCAGATTCGCTTCGATACCTTCTCACGCGGCGCGGAACTCGAAGACGCGGCGCTGTCGACCCCTGGTGGACGGCGCATGGCCTGGTTCGCCGGTCCTTTCATCGGCTATCGGGAAGACCAGGGGAGGCTGGTGGCCAGCGACCTGCGCGTTGGCATGCCTGGCGTCGAGGTATTCAGCTTCACCATCGCCCAACGCGACGCCGAAGGAGAGTGGCAAGCCTTGACCACCTCACAGCAGGGCCCCATGGCACGCCCGGCCCCGGCCCAGCTCTCATCGCTGGCGCGCCGGCTGTTCGACGCCGGTGCGCTTTGCACGGCGGACTACGGCGGACGAACGCGCCTCGCCTCGAGCCTGCCCCAGTGCGCGACTAGCGAATGA
- the ubiE gene encoding bifunctional demethylmenaquinone methyltransferase/2-methoxy-6-polyprenyl-1,4-benzoquinol methylase UbiE: protein MEKRTTDFGFQDVPIEEKAGRVADVFHSVARRYDVMNDLMSMGIHRLWKRVTLERSGVRRGNSVLDIAGGTGDLTKKFASRVGPTGRVVLADINASMLNVGRDKLIDEGIGHQVEYVQANAEALPFPDNTFDCITIAFGLRNVTDKDKALRSMTRVLKPGGRLLVLEFSKPTNALFEKVYDQYSFQVLPRIGKLVANDADSYRYLAESIRMHPDQETLKAMMEAAGLDRVEYTNMTAGVVALHRGVKL from the coding sequence ATGGAGAAACGCACCACTGATTTCGGCTTCCAGGACGTTCCCATCGAGGAGAAGGCCGGTCGGGTCGCCGACGTCTTCCACTCGGTCGCCCGCCGCTACGACGTGATGAACGACCTGATGTCGATGGGCATCCATCGCCTGTGGAAGCGCGTCACCCTCGAACGCTCCGGCGTGCGCCGGGGCAACAGCGTGCTCGATATCGCCGGTGGCACCGGCGATCTGACCAAGAAGTTCGCCAGCCGCGTGGGCCCCACCGGGCGCGTGGTGCTCGCCGACATCAATGCCTCGATGCTCAACGTCGGCCGCGACAAGCTGATCGACGAAGGCATCGGCCACCAGGTCGAGTACGTGCAGGCCAACGCGGAAGCGCTGCCGTTCCCCGACAATACCTTCGACTGCATCACCATCGCCTTCGGCCTGCGCAACGTCACCGACAAGGACAAGGCGCTGCGCTCGATGACCCGGGTGCTGAAGCCGGGCGGGCGGCTCTTGGTGCTGGAGTTCTCCAAGCCGACCAACGCCCTGTTCGAGAAGGTCTACGATCAGTACTCGTTCCAAGTGCTGCCGCGCATCGGCAAGCTGGTCGCCAACGATGCCGACTCCTATCGCTACCTCGCCGAGTCGATCCGCATGCACCCCGACCAGGAGACACTCAAGGCGATGATGGAAGCGGCCGGGCTGGATCGGGTCGAGTACACCAACATGACCGCCGGCGTCGTCGCCCTGCACCGCGGCGTCAAGCTTTGA
- the ubiB gene encoding ubiquinone biosynthesis regulatory protein kinase UbiB — protein MKLWRLVRILWVIARFRLDGLVPVERLPASARFVFRLMPLWLFPRGSESRGARLRLALETLGPIYVKFGQMLSTRRDLLPPDIALELKKLQDQVPPFPSELARATVESELGASVETLFAKFDPTPLASASIAQVHAATLHDGAEVVVKIIRPGIDRVMRSDIDLMFTFARLLMLVPEMRRLRPVEVVDDYRASLFDELDLHKEAANTSQLKRNFKHSPLLYVPAIHWSMTRRSVMVQERIYGIPVADVEALREAGVDLRKLAERGVEIFFTQVFRDNFFHADMHPGNIFVSRETPEDPRYIAIDCGIVGSLTREDQDYLARNILAFFHQDYYEVATLHIESGWVGEGTRANEFAAAVRAVCEPLLEKPLKDISFGQALLGLFQTAQRFNMEVQPQLVLLQKTLLNIEGLGRTLYPDLDLWHTAKPYLENWMKERAGPRGFWESLKRQAPDLAYRLPELPVLAHQVMRRSEAEERQRRQQSETMGTLQRSLRGFRRRSRQVRAGLLLLAGAVFWQPLWGWASQQHWGVLVATGIGMLLILWR, from the coding sequence CTGAAACTCTGGCGTCTGGTCCGTATCCTCTGGGTGATCGCGCGGTTTCGACTCGATGGTCTGGTACCGGTCGAGCGCCTGCCGGCGAGCGCGCGCTTCGTCTTTCGGCTGATGCCGCTGTGGCTTTTCCCGAGAGGCAGCGAGAGCCGCGGCGCGCGGCTGAGACTGGCGCTGGAGACGCTCGGGCCGATCTACGTCAAGTTCGGCCAGATGCTCTCGACCCGTCGCGACCTGCTGCCCCCGGACATCGCGCTCGAGCTGAAGAAACTGCAGGACCAGGTGCCGCCGTTTCCGAGCGAACTCGCCCGGGCCACGGTCGAAAGCGAGCTCGGCGCCAGCGTCGAGACGCTGTTCGCCAAGTTCGATCCTACCCCGCTGGCGTCCGCCTCGATCGCCCAGGTCCATGCGGCGACCCTGCACGATGGCGCCGAGGTCGTGGTCAAGATCATCCGGCCGGGAATCGACAGGGTGATGCGCAGCGACATCGACCTGATGTTCACCTTCGCCCGCCTGTTGATGCTGGTGCCGGAGATGCGGCGGCTGCGTCCGGTCGAAGTGGTCGACGACTACCGCGCGTCGCTGTTCGACGAGCTCGACCTGCACAAGGAAGCTGCCAATACCTCGCAGCTGAAGCGCAACTTCAAGCACTCGCCGCTGCTCTACGTGCCCGCGATCCACTGGAGCATGACCCGGCGCAGTGTGATGGTACAAGAGCGCATCTACGGCATCCCGGTCGCCGATGTCGAGGCGCTGCGCGAAGCCGGGGTCGATCTGCGCAAGCTCGCCGAACGCGGGGTGGAGATCTTCTTCACCCAGGTGTTCCGCGACAATTTCTTCCATGCCGACATGCACCCAGGCAACATCTTCGTCTCTCGCGAGACACCCGAGGATCCGCGCTACATCGCGATCGACTGCGGCATCGTCGGCAGCCTCACCCGCGAAGACCAGGACTACCTGGCCCGCAACATCCTCGCCTTCTTCCACCAGGACTACTACGAAGTCGCCACCTTGCACATCGAGTCGGGCTGGGTCGGCGAAGGCACCCGGGCCAATGAGTTCGCCGCCGCGGTGCGCGCGGTGTGCGAGCCGCTGCTGGAAAAGCCGCTCAAGGACATCTCGTTCGGCCAGGCGCTGCTCGGGCTGTTCCAGACCGCGCAGCGGTTCAACATGGAAGTCCAGCCGCAGCTGGTGCTGCTGCAGAAAACCTTGCTCAACATCGAGGGCCTCGGCCGCACGCTCTATCCCGATCTCGATCTCTGGCACACCGCCAAACCCTATCTCGAGAACTGGATGAAGGAGCGCGCGGGACCGCGGGGCTTCTGGGAATCGCTCAAACGCCAGGCGCCGGACCTGGCCTATCGGCTACCGGAACTGCCGGTGCTCGCGCACCAGGTGATGCGCCGCTCGGAGGCAGAGGAGCGCCAGCGCCGCCAGCAGAGCGAGACGATGGGCACGCTGCAGCGCAGCCTGCGCGGCTTCAGGCGCCGCTCTCGCCAGGTGCGCGCGGGCCTGCTGCTGCTGGCCGGCGCGGTCTTCTGGCAGCCGCTGTGGGGCTGGGCGTCGCAGCAGCACTGGGGCGTACTGGTGGCTACCGGCATCGGTATGTTGCTGATCCTCTGGCGCTGA
- a CDS encoding phosphoribosyl-ATP diphosphatase: MNDTLERLAQVLSERRHGDAQSSYVASLHQRGLNKILEKVGEESTELILAAKELEAADASRLEGARLELIKETADLWFHSLVTLSHLGLGHRDVLAELERRFGVSGLEEKASRSAHSQ, from the coding sequence ATGAACGATACTCTCGAGCGGCTCGCGCAGGTTCTCTCCGAACGGCGCCACGGCGATGCGCAGAGCTCCTACGTCGCTAGTCTCCACCAGCGCGGATTGAACAAGATCCTCGAAAAGGTCGGCGAGGAGTCGACCGAGCTGATCCTCGCCGCCAAGGAGCTGGAAGCGGCGGACGCCTCTCGGCTCGAGGGCGCCCGCCTCGAGCTGATCAAGGAAACCGCGGACCTGTGGTTTCACTCCCTGGTCACGCTCTCGCACCTGGGCCTCGGCCATCGCGACGTACTCGCAGAACTCGAACGCCGTTTCGGTGTCTCGGGACTCGAGGAGAAGGCCTCGCGAAGCGCACACAGCCAGTGA
- a CDS encoding DNA-3-methyladenine glycosylase I produces MSDYCLSAIDHPWHGPYHDREYGFPLNDDDALFERLVLEINQAGLSWLTVLKKRAAFRAAFDGFQVDRVAAYGEAERQRLLEDAGIIRNRLKIDATIHNARVILALRESHGGFKAWLDAHHPLPLADWVKLFKRHFRFTGPEIVNELLMSTGYLPGAHHPDCPAYAKALAAEPPWALTR; encoded by the coding sequence ATGAGCGACTACTGCCTTAGTGCCATCGACCACCCTTGGCATGGCCCCTATCACGACCGTGAGTATGGCTTCCCCTTGAACGACGACGACGCCCTTTTCGAGCGTTTGGTCCTCGAGATCAATCAGGCCGGGCTCTCCTGGCTTACGGTACTGAAAAAGCGCGCGGCCTTCCGCGCCGCTTTCGATGGCTTCCAGGTCGATCGCGTCGCCGCCTACGGCGAAGCCGAGCGCCAGCGGCTGTTGGAGGATGCCGGTATCATTCGCAATCGGCTCAAGATCGATGCGACGATCCACAATGCTCGCGTGATTCTCGCGCTGCGCGAAAGCCACGGCGGCTTCAAGGCGTGGCTCGACGCCCATCATCCGCTACCGCTCGCCGACTGGGTGAAGCTGTTCAAGCGCCATTTCCGCTTCACTGGCCCGGAAATCGTCAACGAGCTGCTGATGAGCACAGGCTATCTCCCAGGGGCCCATCACCCCGATTGCCCGGCCTACGCCAAGGCGCTGGCCGCCGAGCCGCCCTGGGCGCTCACGCGCTGA
- a CDS encoding ubiquinone biosynthesis accessory factor UbiJ, with protein MTLLAPFALACIETTLNRLLGRDPAAAPRLGALDGRRVLLRLERPSLLLLVHFQRDGLNLAQLVDAEEGDADAVVELDLDALGALAAGESVDKLMFEGRLAVRGDIQLLHQVRTLLLDLDVDWEGGLAELVGETPAQALALGIRRLAAFGVRSGRELREDLREYALEEGRLLAGRDQLAVAREQLTLLEISIDRLQARLARIERLLGERHGGGSVC; from the coding sequence ATGACGCTGCTCGCTCCCTTCGCGCTCGCCTGCATCGAGACCACCCTGAACCGACTGCTGGGTCGTGACCCGGCAGCCGCCCCACGGCTGGGCGCACTCGATGGCCGGCGCGTGCTGCTGCGCCTGGAGCGGCCCTCGCTGCTGCTGCTGGTCCATTTCCAGCGCGATGGCCTGAACCTCGCCCAGCTGGTCGACGCCGAGGAAGGAGACGCCGATGCGGTGGTCGAGCTCGACCTTGACGCGCTCGGCGCGCTGGCGGCGGGCGAGTCGGTCGACAAGCTGATGTTCGAAGGGCGACTGGCGGTGCGCGGCGATATCCAGCTGCTTCACCAGGTCCGCACCCTGCTGCTCGATCTCGACGTCGACTGGGAGGGCGGACTCGCCGAGCTGGTCGGTGAGACGCCTGCCCAAGCGCTGGCGCTCGGCATCCGTCGGCTGGCGGCGTTCGGCGTGCGCAGCGGTCGCGAACTGCGAGAGGACCTGCGCGAGTACGCACTCGAAGAGGGTCGGCTGCTCGCTGGCCGCGACCAGCTCGCGGTGGCCCGGGAGCAGCTGACCCTGCTCGAGATCAGCATCGATCGCCTCCAGGCTCGCCTGGCTCGAATCGAACGGCTCCTCGGTGAACGCCATGGCGGGGGGAGCGTGTGCTGA